A window from Xylanibacillus composti encodes these proteins:
- a CDS encoding Ger(x)C family spore germination protein produces MRISCRLALLLCLAMLCLTGCWNRKELNELAVVLAAGIDSVDDQYEVSLQIVDPSAMSKHRIGDRSPVLVFSEKAPTIFEALRKMTTHSSRKMYIAHLRFLIVDEKTARTSIQEPMGLWFRDHEARPDFYIAVAKDVRAKDLLGLVTPTEVLPAMDLHKSLKVSERTWAPTAAVNVKELFKALKKEGISPILTGLTIRGDMQKGMRLENAKQPISPAEFQFMGIGVFRDDQLVGWLDETESKALNYIKNKVVNTVGRMKCPDSEQDFVVEVIETETKMDATIKHGQPHVKLDVFVEGNIGEVHCQGDLRDVKVIRALEQAASDELLSVLEAGIHKVQKVYGSDVFGMGEVFHRKYPKQWKEWKHDWNDRFKNDLKVEISIDYQIRKFGKVIGPLEKKEQE; encoded by the coding sequence ATGAGGATTTCCTGCCGATTGGCTTTGCTCCTCTGCCTGGCGATGCTCTGCTTGACAGGATGCTGGAATCGCAAAGAGTTGAATGAACTGGCGGTCGTGCTGGCGGCTGGCATCGACTCTGTAGACGATCAATATGAGGTGTCCTTGCAGATTGTGGACCCGTCAGCGATGTCCAAGCACCGGATCGGGGATCGCTCGCCTGTACTGGTCTTTTCTGAAAAAGCGCCAACGATATTCGAAGCGCTGAGAAAAATGACGACCCATTCCTCGCGGAAAATGTATATTGCTCACCTTCGTTTTTTGATTGTAGATGAAAAGACGGCAAGAACAAGCATTCAGGAGCCCATGGGCCTTTGGTTCCGCGACCATGAGGCCAGACCGGATTTTTATATTGCTGTAGCCAAGGATGTGCGGGCAAAGGACCTGCTGGGGCTGGTGACACCGACAGAGGTGCTGCCTGCCATGGATCTGCATAAATCACTTAAAGTCTCTGAGAGAACGTGGGCGCCGACAGCGGCCGTGAACGTGAAGGAGCTGTTCAAAGCCTTGAAAAAAGAAGGGATTAGCCCGATTTTGACAGGCCTGACAATCAGGGGTGATATGCAAAAAGGCATGCGTCTGGAAAATGCCAAGCAGCCTATATCTCCCGCAGAGTTCCAGTTTATGGGGATCGGCGTGTTTCGGGACGATCAGCTTGTCGGATGGCTTGATGAAACGGAGAGCAAAGCGCTCAATTATATAAAAAACAAGGTGGTGAATACGGTAGGGAGAATGAAGTGCCCCGATTCAGAACAAGATTTCGTGGTCGAGGTTATCGAGACCGAGACGAAGATGGACGCAACGATCAAGCATGGACAGCCGCATGTAAAGCTGGATGTGTTTGTAGAAGGGAATATTGGAGAAGTGCACTGCCAAGGGGACCTGAGAGATGTGAAGGTGATAAGGGCGCTGGAGCAGGCAGCGAGCGACGAGCTTCTCTCCGTATTGGAAGCCGGGATACATAAAGTGCAGAAGGTATACGGCTCCGATGTGTTTGGCATGGGCGAGGTCTTTCATCGAAAGTATCCGAAGCAGTGGAAGGAATGGAAGCACGACTGGAATGACCGGTTCAAGAACGATCTAAAGGTGGAGATCAGCATCGATTATCAGATACGCAAATTCGGCAAGGTCATAGGACCGCTGGAGAAAAAAGAACAGGAGTGA
- a CDS encoding spore germination protein: protein MKQQKSGNFAVHLKDNIAHMHTIMGGSSDFVIREVTVDGTCDMALFYLDGMVNQRTVQESVISPLLDRLPNQIVTLERIRASVLDASEVKVVDNREDAVEQILSGSLLLLMQGHPEGLIISLPGWEERSIEESKTQPVVKGPADSFIETLRTNTTLVRRRVKDSRLRVCSMTIGSQSKTDIAIMYIEGLAKDELVRDLQQRFESAKLNRVLEGEYLEEILNAKKQRTLFPLNYNTDRPDTIAAGIMEGRVAIFIDGTPFVLLVPSVFVDFIQSAEDYYQPYLFSSLIRLLRFAAFMICMLAPSVYIALTTYHQDMIPTQLLLSLTAQREGVPFPAFVEALLMETTFEILREAGLRMPRTIGQAVSIVGTIVVGQAAVEASIVSAVMVIVVSITAISSFAIPSYAMSIPCRLLRYVFMGLAATMGVYGITIGILVLIVHLCSLESYGVPYMSPLSPYRKKGKQDGILRYPFHRSSENRSGAK, encoded by the coding sequence ATGAAGCAGCAAAAAAGCGGGAATTTTGCCGTTCATCTGAAGGACAATATAGCGCACATGCATACCATTATGGGGGGGAGTTCCGATTTCGTGATTCGCGAGGTGACGGTTGACGGGACCTGCGATATGGCATTGTTTTACTTGGATGGGATGGTCAATCAACGAACTGTGCAGGAAAGCGTCATCTCTCCTCTGTTGGATCGCCTGCCCAATCAAATCGTTACGCTGGAAAGGATTCGGGCGAGTGTGCTCGACGCGAGTGAAGTAAAGGTAGTCGACAATAGGGAGGACGCAGTGGAACAGATTTTGTCCGGGAGTCTCCTTCTCTTGATGCAGGGGCATCCGGAGGGCTTGATCATCTCGCTGCCGGGCTGGGAAGAACGCAGCATTGAAGAATCGAAAACACAGCCCGTTGTCAAAGGCCCGGCAGACTCGTTCATTGAAACATTGCGAACGAATACGACTCTGGTGCGGCGAAGGGTGAAGGACAGCAGATTGCGTGTCTGTTCGATGACAATAGGCAGTCAGTCGAAAACAGATATAGCGATTATGTATATAGAGGGGCTCGCCAAGGACGAACTGGTGCGCGACCTCCAACAACGGTTCGAGTCGGCCAAGCTGAACCGGGTGTTGGAAGGGGAGTACCTCGAGGAAATTCTGAATGCAAAGAAACAGCGGACTCTATTCCCACTGAATTATAACACAGACCGTCCGGATACGATTGCCGCAGGGATTATGGAAGGTCGGGTCGCGATCTTTATAGACGGCACGCCGTTCGTGCTGCTGGTGCCTTCCGTCTTTGTGGACTTTATCCAATCTGCAGAGGACTATTATCAACCGTACCTGTTCAGCAGCTTGATACGCCTGCTGCGCTTTGCGGCCTTCATGATTTGCATGCTGGCGCCGTCCGTCTACATTGCGTTAACGACTTATCATCAGGACATGATCCCGACTCAGCTGCTGCTAAGCTTGACCGCACAGCGTGAAGGCGTCCCGTTCCCGGCGTTTGTGGAGGCGCTGCTGATGGAGACAACCTTCGAAATATTGAGGGAGGCCGGTTTGCGAATGCCGCGCACTATTGGACAGGCTGTCTCCATTGTGGGGACGATCGTTGTAGGGCAAGCTGCCGTTGAAGCGAGCATTGTGTCAGCGGTAATGGTAATTGTCGTATCGATAACCGCGATTTCCAGCTTTGCCATTCCTTCGTATGCAATGTCCATTCCGTGCCGGCTCCTGCGCTATGTCTTCATGGGGCTTGCCGCCACAATGGGCGTATACGGAATTACGATAGGCATTCTTGTGCTGATCGTGCATCTATGCAGCCTGGAATCCTACGGGGTGCCCTATATGAGCCCGCTCTCGCCCTATCGAAAGAAGGGGAAGCAAGACGGCATCCTTCGCTACCCGTTCCACAGATCGTCCGAAAATCGGAGTGGTGCAAAATGA
- a CDS encoding DUF6199 family natural product biosynthesis protein, whose product MNANKYKLSAADENASQYRSYWGPVIEVQHPAADKAVVSIDQAPFFITKQESLPYIRYTVASPDGHTAVVQDIDGRLTTYDENSEWMHGIAIYAGNERILEEGNWLYSPSAIVRAAHPPYHEKQGGFLLFLGAVILFVYGWCGFRYQRFQDVLFYLTPSTWYANAPEPSDFYYFMCKVGGVLTMLAAGWLFILSL is encoded by the coding sequence GTGAATGCAAACAAATACAAACTTAGCGCTGCGGACGAAAACGCCAGCCAGTATCGCTCGTATTGGGGTCCGGTGATCGAAGTGCAGCATCCGGCTGCTGACAAAGCAGTCGTCAGCATCGATCAAGCGCCATTTTTCATCACAAAGCAAGAATCGCTGCCATACATCCGTTATACCGTTGCCTCTCCCGATGGACACACAGCTGTGGTGCAGGACATAGACGGCAGACTGACAACCTATGATGAGAACAGTGAGTGGATGCACGGCATTGCCATCTATGCTGGGAATGAAAGAATCCTGGAAGAGGGTAATTGGCTCTACTCCCCCTCCGCCATCGTCCGGGCTGCCCATCCGCCATATCACGAAAAGCAAGGCGGCTTTCTCCTTTTTCTTGGAGCGGTGATTCTCTTCGTTTACGGCTGGTGCGGCTTTCGATATCAACGTTTCCAGGACGTGCTTTTCTATCTCACGCCCTCGACATGGTATGCCAACGCCCCCGAGCCTTCGGACTTCTACTACTTCATGTGCAAGGTTGGCGGGGTCCTCACGATGCTTGCAGCAGGCTGGCTCTTCATCCTGTCACTGTAA
- a CDS encoding Nif3-like dinuclear metal center hexameric protein, with the protein MKTTISQVMRALTEPVGVLEPTVDTLKYGDPEAEVTGIVTTFMPTQAVLEEAVELGANLIVAHEGPFFSHQDSFVQALKQDPVYLAKDACIREAGLALFRFHDYWHRYQPDGIMEGLLEALAWSDRAVRHEAVASVVQLPPVTVREIAQYVKRQLGLSYVRVTGGLDQTCERIGLLAGYRGGGEHAIPLFEREQLDLVVYGEGPEWETPEYVRDAVRQGRGKALIVLGHAESEAAGMKLLADRLQTRFPDVPVHFAANPPIFQVL; encoded by the coding sequence ATGAAAACTACCATCAGTCAAGTGATGCGGGCGCTTACCGAGCCAGTAGGCGTGCTGGAGCCAACGGTGGATACGTTGAAATATGGGGATCCGGAGGCAGAGGTAACCGGGATTGTTACAACGTTTATGCCGACGCAGGCAGTGTTGGAAGAAGCGGTGGAGCTAGGCGCCAATTTGATTGTTGCCCACGAAGGGCCATTTTTCAGCCATCAAGACAGCTTCGTGCAAGCGTTGAAGCAGGACCCGGTCTATCTTGCCAAGGACGCTTGCATTCGCGAAGCGGGGCTGGCATTATTCCGGTTTCATGATTACTGGCACCGCTATCAGCCGGACGGGATTATGGAAGGACTGCTGGAAGCGCTGGCTTGGAGCGACCGGGCTGTCAGACATGAAGCAGTCGCCTCAGTCGTTCAGCTGCCCCCGGTTACTGTCCGGGAAATTGCGCAATATGTAAAGCGCCAACTGGGTCTGTCCTATGTCCGCGTGACGGGCGGTCTGGACCAGACTTGCGAACGGATCGGGCTGTTAGCCGGATACCGGGGCGGGGGAGAGCATGCGATTCCGTTATTCGAGCGAGAGCAACTGGACTTGGTTGTATATGGGGAAGGTCCGGAATGGGAAACCCCCGAATATGTCCGCGATGCGGTTCGCCAAGGCAGGGGGAAGGCGTTGATCGTGCTGGGGCATGCCGAGAGCGAGGCGGCAGGGATGAAGCTGCTGGCGGATCGCCTGCAGACCCGATTCCCGGATGTGCCGGTTCATTTTGCTGCGAATCCGCCCATCTTTCAAGTGTTGTAA
- a CDS encoding GerAB/ArcD/ProY family transporter: MTLTTRQAILWFAMHQLGSAFLVLPSTLVYIAKQDAWISVPIAIAVYLLIVLLYMPLANRLNGIAFHEHVTSILGKWLGSMSIIVFIAAFPFFIFTLVLRDLGDFITGVMMPETPPEAVYLLMLFAVFYVVHKGITSIGRTAEILFFLVLFLFVVLTVSLFPSVELEQILPVYENGFKPIMLASLSLIAFPYYEGVLFLFLSAHMQDVRKWKKAVVWSGLLSGGMFFVTLFMVIVVLGHEVVADLVYPSYFVVRTISIGIFYERFEVMVAVLWYITIFFRMSLLLYVSAYALAGVLRLKDYRSLLIPLVTLAFFMAPIGWPNRAAAMNSLKVWPIYGAIFGVLFPLAIWLAGSFRRNSYGKQ, from the coding sequence ATGACACTTACGACTCGTCAAGCGATCCTGTGGTTTGCGATGCATCAGCTTGGAAGCGCCTTTCTGGTGCTTCCTTCTACGCTGGTTTATATTGCGAAGCAGGATGCTTGGATTTCCGTCCCAATTGCGATAGCCGTCTATTTGCTGATTGTTCTACTCTATATGCCGCTTGCCAATCGGCTGAACGGGATTGCCTTTCACGAACATGTGACCTCCATCCTGGGAAAGTGGCTAGGGAGCATGAGCATCATCGTGTTTATTGCGGCCTTTCCGTTTTTCATCTTTACACTGGTCCTAAGAGACCTGGGCGACTTTATCACTGGTGTCATGATGCCGGAAACGCCTCCCGAGGCGGTTTACTTGCTCATGCTTTTCGCTGTTTTTTACGTGGTGCACAAAGGAATTACGTCGATTGGCCGGACAGCGGAAATATTGTTTTTTCTCGTCCTCTTCTTGTTTGTTGTCCTTACCGTCTCCTTGTTTCCCAGCGTAGAGCTTGAACAAATACTGCCCGTTTACGAGAATGGCTTCAAACCGATCATGCTGGCCTCGCTATCTTTGATCGCCTTTCCCTACTACGAAGGGGTGCTGTTTCTCTTTTTATCTGCGCACATGCAGGATGTGCGGAAGTGGAAAAAAGCAGTGGTTTGGAGCGGGCTATTAAGCGGAGGCATGTTCTTTGTCACCTTGTTCATGGTGATTGTGGTTCTCGGTCATGAAGTCGTGGCAGATCTCGTCTATCCGAGCTATTTTGTTGTACGCACGATCAGCATAGGCATATTTTACGAGAGGTTCGAGGTGATGGTAGCTGTTTTGTGGTACATTACCATTTTTTTTCGAATGTCCTTGCTGCTCTATGTTTCCGCATACGCGCTGGCTGGCGTCCTCCGCTTGAAGGATTACCGTTCCCTGCTGATACCGCTCGTTACGTTGGCTTTCTTTATGGCGCCGATTGGTTGGCCCAATAGGGCCGCCGCCATGAACTCCTTGAAAGTTTGGCCGATTTACGGTGCTATCTTCGGGGTGCTGTTTCCATTGGCCATCTGGCTTGCGGGGAGCTTCAGGCGCAATAGCTACGGGAAACAGTAG
- a CDS encoding SMP-30/gluconolactonase/LRE family protein yields the protein MLTLQAQCVLDQKASLGEGPVWDDRLQELFWVDIEGRTLHRFKPSNGETREYALKRRIGAAVPAEDGTWILALEDGFYRLHLDSGEVNVVALASEEPKDQTRLNDGKCDARGRFYAGTMHYGCSEPLGALYTLEAGGQVTKRLSGVTISNGLAWSADERTMYYIDSAEQVVNAFDYDAESGEISNRRVILSLADEAGGPDGMSIDAEGMLWVCHWGGWQVSRWNPLTGEKLAKVELPAANVTSCAFGGEHLDELYITTARIGNDEQALQKQPQAGGVFKVKLDVKGLPAARFRG from the coding sequence ATGCTGACTTTACAAGCACAATGCGTGCTCGATCAAAAAGCATCGTTAGGCGAGGGCCCGGTATGGGACGATCGGCTTCAGGAACTGTTCTGGGTAGATATCGAAGGCCGCACATTGCATCGCTTCAAGCCGTCGAATGGCGAGACCAGGGAGTATGCACTGAAGCGGAGGATTGGCGCTGCTGTCCCGGCAGAGGACGGGACCTGGATCTTGGCGCTGGAGGACGGCTTCTACCGCCTTCATCTGGACAGCGGGGAAGTGAACGTTGTAGCGCTGGCGAGCGAAGAACCAAAAGACCAGACCCGGCTCAATGATGGCAAGTGCGACGCCCGGGGGCGGTTCTACGCGGGAACGATGCACTACGGCTGCTCCGAGCCTCTCGGGGCGCTGTACACGTTGGAAGCGGGCGGCCAAGTAACGAAGCGCCTTTCCGGCGTGACGATCTCGAACGGCCTGGCTTGGAGCGCCGATGAGCGGACGATGTATTACATTGATTCAGCCGAGCAGGTGGTGAATGCGTTCGATTACGATGCCGAGAGCGGCGAGATTAGCAACCGGCGGGTCATCCTCTCTCTGGCTGACGAGGCCGGCGGTCCGGACGGCATGTCGATCGATGCGGAAGGGATGCTTTGGGTTTGCCATTGGGGCGGTTGGCAGGTGTCGAGGTGGAATCCTCTTACGGGAGAGAAGCTGGCCAAGGTGGAGCTGCCCGCAGCGAACGTCACCTCCTGTGCGTTCGGCGGCGAGCATCTGGACGAGTTATACATCACCACCGCACGCATCGGCAACGATGAGCAGGCTTTGCAGAAGCAGCCGCAAGCGGGCGGGGTTTTCAAGGTTAAGCTGGATGTGAAGGGCTTGCCGGCAGCCCGGTTTCGCGGGTGA